From Quercus lobata isolate SW786 chromosome 1, ValleyOak3.0 Primary Assembly, whole genome shotgun sequence, one genomic window encodes:
- the LOC115977106 gene encoding DEAD-box ATP-dependent RNA helicase 37-like has product MSTRTSWADLAANSAAENVTAGSSSANNGPVGTASAPPSRSTYVPPHLRNRPAVSDAPAPAYSGPVSNNDRAGYGGSRWSGGPRNDSGRSGYSGGGGRGGWGGGRSGGWDRGREREVNPFADDDVTTEEAFIEQENSGINFDAYEDIPVETSGDNVPPPVNTFAEIDLGDALNQNIRRCKYVKPTPVQRHAIPISLGGRDLMACAQTGSGKTAAFCFPIISGIMRGESVQRPPRGARTVYPLALILSPTRELSMQIHEEARKFSYQTGVKVVVAYGGAPIHQQLRELERGVDILVATPGRLVDLLERARVSLQMIRYLALDEADRMLDMGFEPQIRKIVEQMDMPPPGERQTMLFSATFPKEIQRLASDFLANYIFLAVGRVGSSTDLIVQRVEFVHESDKRSHLMDLLHAQRANGTQGKQALTLVFVETKKGADSLEHWLCMNGFPATTIHGDRTQQEREQALRSFKSGNTPILVATDVAARGLDIPHVAHVVNFDLPNDIDDYVHRIGRTGRAGKTGLATAFFNENNSSMARSLSELMQESNQEVPAWLSRYAARSSFGGGRNRRSGGRFGGRDFRREGSFNRGGSDYYSGGNSSGGYGASSGGYGGGYGASSGVTSAWD; this is encoded by the exons ATGAGTACGAGAACTTCATGGGCGGATTTGGCTGCGAACTCTGCAGCTGAGAATGTAACTGCTGGGTCTTCCTCTGCTAACAATGGGCCTGTAGGTACGGCGTCGGCTCCTCCATCCCGGAGCACCTATGTCCCTCCACATCTTCGAAATCGCCCAGCTGTTTCTGATGCACCTGCTCCTGCTTATAGTGGGCCTGTTTCAAATAATGATCGAGCTGGGTATGGTGGCTCACGGTGGAGTGGTGGTCCTAGAAATGATTCTGGTCGATCTGGGtatagtggtggtggtggccgTGGTGGATGGGGGGGTGGCAGAAGTGGTGGTTGGGACCGTGGGAGAGAGAGGGAAGTGAACCCCTTTGCAGATGATGATGTTACTACAGAGGAGGCATTTATTGAGCAAGAGAATAGCGGCATTAACTTTGATGCATATGAGGATATTCCGGTGGAGACAAGTGGTGATAATGTGCCACCACCTGTGAATACATTTGCGGAGATTGATTTGGGTGATGCCCTGAATCAGAATATTCGGAGGTGCAAGTATGTGAAGCCAACTCCTGTGCAGCGGCATGCCATCCCCATCTCACTTGGAGGACGGGACTTAATGGCTTGTGCCCAGACAGGTTCTGGCAAGACAGCTGCATTCTGTTTCCCAATTATCAGTGGAATTATGAGGGGTGAGAGTGTACAGAGACCACCCCGCGGGGCACGTACAGTGTACCCGCTTGCTCTTATTCTCTCTCCAACTAGGGAGCTTTCAATGCAA atACACGAGGAAGCTAGGAAATTTTCATATCAGACCGGTGTTAAGGTGGTCGTTGCTTATGGAGGAGCACCAATTCACCAACAg CTGCGGGAGCTGGAGAGAGGTGTTGATATTCTTGTTGCAACTCCTGGAAGATTGGTAGATTTACTGGAGAGGGCTAGAGTTTCATTACAGATGATCAGATATTTAGCTCTAGATGAGGCAGATCGAATGCTGGATATGGGTTTTGAACCTCAAATAAGGAAAATTGTGGAACAAATGGACATGCCTCCACCTGGTGAAAGGCAGACCATGCTGTTCAGTGCCACTTTCCCAAAAGAGATACAG AGATTGGCCTCTGATTTTCTTGcaaattacatatttttggCTGTTGGAAGAGTGGGCTCGAGTACTGATTTGATTGTTCAAAGAGTTGAATTTGTTCATGAATCTGACAAAAGAAGTCACCTCATGGACCTTCTTCATGCACAGAGGGCGAATGGTACACAGGGAAAG CAAGCTCTGACATTAGTATTTGTGGAGACTAAGAAGGGAGCTGATTCACTGGAACATTGGCTGTGTATGAATGGTTTTCCTGCAACTACTATTCATGGTGATAGAACACAACAG GAAAGGGAACAGGCATTGAGGTCGTTTAAAAGTGGGAACACCCCAATTTTGGTTGCAACTGATGTGGCCGCACGTGGTCTTGATATTCCCCATGTTGCCCATGTAGTCAACTTTGATCTACCAAACGACATTGATGATTATGTCCACCGGATTGGTCGGACAGGGCGAGCTGGGAAAACGGGATTAGCTACTGCCTTCTTCAATGAGAACAATTCATCGATGGCACGGTCTTTATCTGAGCTAATGCAAGAATCAAATCAAGAAGTGCCTGCTTGGCTGTCACGGTATGCAGCTCGATCTTCCTTTGGTGGAGGGAGGAACCGTCGTTCTGGTGGTAGATTTGGTGGACGTGATTTTAGGAGGGAAGGCTCTTTCAATAGGGGTGGTTCTGATTATTATAGTGGAGGCAACAGCAGTGGTGGATATGGAGCTTCATCTGGTGGGTATGGCGGAGGATATGGAGCATCTTCTGGGGTGACCAGCGCTTGGGACTAA